From a single Sander vitreus isolate 19-12246 chromosome 2, sanVit1, whole genome shotgun sequence genomic region:
- the LOC144529971 gene encoding 5-hydroxytryptamine receptor 4, producing MDNSSLGLLGDANRSLQIELQSCTTLRNQVSRISLYAFLSVGIICTVLGNFLVVLSIAYFKQLQSPTNSFVMSLAVADCLVGLVVMPYSMIRTVEGCWYFGVLFCKLHSSLDVMLCTASIFHLSCIAFDRYYAVCNPLVYSLKMSRSRVALLIVVCWAVPMLISFGPIMLDLHVAGVDILLPKDVCVFLVNRIYAIMASLVAFYLPMAVMLIAYCKIFKAAKRQARQISAMESQMAAGVGKDSSKKQRHRNTMKRERKAAKTLGIIMGVFLLFWMPFFTVNIVDPFIEYSTEVVVWDIFLWLGYINSSLNPFLYGFFNRSFRRAFLMFIGCRVCLPGSSPGMELSHTKERGK from the coding sequence ATGGATAACAGCAGTTTGGGATTACTCGGAGATGCTAACAGATCTCTTCAGATTGAACTTCAATCCTGTACTACATTGAGGAACCAGGTCTCTCGCATTTCACTGTATGCCTTCCTCTCTGTTGGCATCATCTGCACAGTGCTGGGAAACTTCCTGGTGGTCTTGTCCATTGCCTACTTCAAGCAGTTGCAGTCACCCACAAACTCATTTGTCATGTCCCTGGCAGTGGCTGACTGCCTTGTTGGCCTGGTAGTGATGCCATATAGTATGATTCGGACCGTGGAGGGATGCTGGTACTTTGGTGTCCTTTTTTGTAAGCTACACTCTAGCCTAGATGTCATGCTCTGCACTGCCTCTATATTTCATCTCAGCTGCATTGCCTTTGACCGCTACTACGCTGTCTGCAATCCGCTTGTTTACTCTTTAAAAATGTCCCGCAGTCGGGTAGCTCTCCTTATTGTTGTATGTTGGGCTGTTCCCATGCTCATTTCCTTTGGCCCCATAATGCTAGATCTCCATGTTGCTGGCGTAGACATCCTGCTCCCTAAAGATGTATGCGTGTTCTTGGTCAATCGCATTTATGCTATCATGGCTTCCTTGGTAGCCTTTTACTTGCCGATGGCTGTCATGCTAATAGCTTACTGTAAGATCTTCAAAGCTGCCAAACGTCAGGCCAGGCAGATCAGCGCCATGGAAAGCCAGATGGCTGCTGGAGTGGGCAAAGACTCAAGCAAGAAACAAAGACACCGAAACACTAtgaagagggaaagaaaggCAGCAAAAACCTTGGGGATAATTATGGGAGTTTTCCTACTCTTTTGGATGCCTTTCTTTACAGTCAACATTGTGGACCCGTTCATTGAATACAGCACGGAGGTGGTCGTCTGGGATATATTTTTGTGGTTAGGATATATCAACTCATCTCTAAATCCCTTCCTGTATGGTTTCTTCAACCGTTCCTTCCGTAGGGCATTCCTAATGTTCATTGGCTGCAGGGTATGCCTGCCTGGATCCTCCCCTGGGATGGAGCTGTCGCACACTAAGGAAAGAGGCAAATGA